The Accipiter gentilis chromosome 14, bAccGen1.1, whole genome shotgun sequence genome contains a region encoding:
- the SEPTIN7 gene encoding septin-7 isoform X2, with product MVVGESGLGKSTLINSLFLTELYSPEYPGPSHRIKKTVQVEQSKVLIKEGGVQLLLTIVDTPGFGDAVDNSNCWQPVIDYIDSKFEDYLNAESRVNRRQMPDNRVQCCLYFIAPSGHGLKPLDIEFMKRLHEKVNIIPLIAKADTLTPEECQQFKKQIMKEIQEHKIKIYEFPETDDEEENKIVKKIKDRLPLAVVGSNTIIEVNGKRVRGRQYPWGVAEVENGEHCDFTILRNMLIRTHMQDLKDVTNNVHYENYRSRKLAAVTYNGVDNNKNKGQLTKSPLAQMEEERREHVAKMKKMEMEMEQVFEMKVKEKVQKLKDSEAELQRRHEQMKKNLEAQHKELEEKRRQFEDEKANWEAQQRILEQQNSSRTLEKNKKKGKIF from the exons GTGAATCTGGACTGGGAAAATCAACATTAATCAACTCATTATTCTTGACAGAATTGTATTCCCCAGAGTATCCAGGTCCTTCGCACAGAATTAAAAAGACCGTACAG GTTGAGCAGTCAAAAGTTTTAATCAAAGAGGGTGGTGTTCAGTTACTACTTACAATAGTTGACACACCAGGATTTGGAGATGCTGTGGATAATAGTAATTG TTGGCAGCCAGTTATCGACTACATTGACAGTAAATTTGAGGACTACCTGAATGCAGAATCTCGAGTGAACAGACGTCAGATGCCAGATAATAGAGTGCAGTGTTGTTTATACTTCATTGCTCCTTCAGGACATGG ACTTAAGCCTTTGGATATAGAGTTTATGAAGCGCCTGCATGAAAAAGTGAATATCATTCCACTTATTGCCAAAGCAGACACACTTACACCTGAGGAATgccaacagtttaaaaaacag ATAATGAAAGAAATCCAagaacacaaaattaaaatatatgaatTTCCAGAAACAGATgatgaggaagaaaataagattgtTAAAAAGATAAag GACCGTTTACCTCTTGCTGTGGTAGGTAGTAATACGatcattgaagtcaatggcaagaGAGTTAGAGGAAGGCAGTACCCATGGGGTGTTGCAGAAG TTGAAAATGGTGAACACTGTGACTTCACAATTCTGAGGAACATGTTGATAAG aactcatatgcaggacctgaagGATGTCACTAACAATGTACATTATGAGAACTACAGAAGCAGAAAACTGGCAGCTGTTACATACAATGGTgttgacaacaacaaaaataaagggCAGCTAACAAA GAGCCCGTTGGCAcagatggaggaggaaaggagggagcacgtagccaaaatgaaaaaaatggaaatggaaatggaacaGGTGTTTGAGATGAAAGTCAAAGAAAAAGTTCAGAAACTGAAGGACTCTGAAGCTGAG CTTCAGCGACGCCACGAGCAGATGAAAAAGAATTTGGAAGCACAACACAAAGAATTAGAGGAAAAGCGTCGCCAGtttgaagatgaaaaagcaaactgGGAAGCTCAACAGCGTATTTTGGAACAACAGAATTCTTCCAG AACCTTGGAAAAGAAtaagaagaaagggaagatatTTTAA
- the SEPTIN7 gene encoding septin-7 isoform X1: MVVGESGLGKSTLINSLFLTELYSPEYPGPSHRIKKTVQVEQSKVLIKEGGVQLLLTIVDTPGFGDAVDNSNCWQPVIDYIDSKFEDYLNAESRVNRRQMPDNRVQCCLYFIAPSGHGLKPLDIEFMKRLHEKVNIIPLIAKADTLTPEECQQFKKQIMKEIQEHKIKIYEFPETDDEEENKIVKKIKDRLPLAVVGSNTIIEVNGKRVRGRQYPWGVAEVENGEHCDFTILRNMLIRTHMQDLKDVTNNVHYENYRSRKLAAVTYNGVDNNKNKGQLTKFDTVEGMSPLAQMEEERREHVAKMKKMEMEMEQVFEMKVKEKVQKLKDSEAELQRRHEQMKKNLEAQHKELEEKRRQFEDEKANWEAQQRILEQQNSSRTLEKNKKKGKIF, translated from the exons GTGAATCTGGACTGGGAAAATCAACATTAATCAACTCATTATTCTTGACAGAATTGTATTCCCCAGAGTATCCAGGTCCTTCGCACAGAATTAAAAAGACCGTACAG GTTGAGCAGTCAAAAGTTTTAATCAAAGAGGGTGGTGTTCAGTTACTACTTACAATAGTTGACACACCAGGATTTGGAGATGCTGTGGATAATAGTAATTG TTGGCAGCCAGTTATCGACTACATTGACAGTAAATTTGAGGACTACCTGAATGCAGAATCTCGAGTGAACAGACGTCAGATGCCAGATAATAGAGTGCAGTGTTGTTTATACTTCATTGCTCCTTCAGGACATGG ACTTAAGCCTTTGGATATAGAGTTTATGAAGCGCCTGCATGAAAAAGTGAATATCATTCCACTTATTGCCAAAGCAGACACACTTACACCTGAGGAATgccaacagtttaaaaaacag ATAATGAAAGAAATCCAagaacacaaaattaaaatatatgaatTTCCAGAAACAGATgatgaggaagaaaataagattgtTAAAAAGATAAag GACCGTTTACCTCTTGCTGTGGTAGGTAGTAATACGatcattgaagtcaatggcaagaGAGTTAGAGGAAGGCAGTACCCATGGGGTGTTGCAGAAG TTGAAAATGGTGAACACTGTGACTTCACAATTCTGAGGAACATGTTGATAAG aactcatatgcaggacctgaagGATGTCACTAACAATGTACATTATGAGAACTACAGAAGCAGAAAACTGGCAGCTGTTACATACAATGGTgttgacaacaacaaaaataaagggCAGCTAACAAA atTTGACACAGTTGAAGGCAT GAGCCCGTTGGCAcagatggaggaggaaaggagggagcacgtagccaaaatgaaaaaaatggaaatggaaatggaacaGGTGTTTGAGATGAAAGTCAAAGAAAAAGTTCAGAAACTGAAGGACTCTGAAGCTGAG CTTCAGCGACGCCACGAGCAGATGAAAAAGAATTTGGAAGCACAACACAAAGAATTAGAGGAAAAGCGTCGCCAGtttgaagatgaaaaagcaaactgGGAAGCTCAACAGCGTATTTTGGAACAACAGAATTCTTCCAG AACCTTGGAAAAGAAtaagaagaaagggaagatatTTTAA